In Camelina sativa cultivar DH55 chromosome 13, Cs, whole genome shotgun sequence, the genomic window aagtattatgtattttagttagttttttttttccattttaattatacggataacaatatatatatatatataaagttaacttttctctcttctccttccttcacatcatcatccacctaatcaatatttttttttgttattgcattaaaaatactattttaaataatcattaattgcttatttattatttataattaataatacttaaaataaataaaaacgaattaaataaaattaattcaattttaaaatagtatatacaataacctaatttttttagtagataataaaaataataactatataaaaatgaattaagtaaaataaatgaaaattttaaaatatttaaaataatactatgaatttgttataGTAATAGTGTTATTATTCAacttataaccaaaaaatgatcatattccaaaatttataatgggttagtgagttttagaatggaagtaagattttaatgcatagtggagtaaaaaaataatttatgtaattgtatttataaaaatctaaaacagaaaataaaattgaagtggaacattagtttctaagaaacatatactacaaagatttattattaaatttcacttataaaaaataaaaaattagagaaatatctttagtcaagtggttacagcACCACTTCTGCGACCGAACCCACCAGATTTCAACTCCACTAAGTCGTGTTATCCTCCGTAGTAGAGATTGGTCTTGtcgattcaatgatgacaaaaaaaataattacttaactcaatttaaaagttttaatctaaaacaaagatattgtaaaggtcacattttttttttgagaaaactgtgaaaaataatttggaaaagataattcatctaaaaaacaaaatcaatggtcagaaaatatagaaaaaatgaacattttaaaaaaaatcaattttagtgtGAACATGTTTTTTTAGTGAACGGATATTCATTGTCAAGTTTAAACGTTTTCCCATTTAGACATTCTTGACTTGGGTCAAAATTCTATTGTGACAGATGATGCACTTGGACAACCCCATTGTAGCCACATAACAAAATCTCACGCaaatagataaaacaaataaatattatagtCAACAATATATCACTTAAAGttagtttagtgtttatatagatttttactcaaaagtttgaataattatatttgagctcaacaacTTATAGTGATTGAAAAAATTAATTCTAGTGATATATATGATGAGACGAGGATATATTTATAGAGTTAACGTATGACGTACGTCGGTtttcttcagaaaaaaaaaaaacaaaacaggaagaagaagaagaaattaatgtGATGCTAAAAAAGAAAGTTACATCAATAGAAtttgaaaatagaaaattatgacAGAAAACAACTCCTCTTAACACATCACGTGACGTACGTTGTTGGACAACAAATAAGAACACACACCTAAGCCGCGAACAAAAATGGAGCCGATGCACCTTAATCTCTTTAAGTGTGTGTCAAACAGTAAATAGGAAAGAACCAAAAAGGTAGATGATGTTTGAAAAGCACAAGGTTATTGTTGATATAGCTTATTCAGTCATAAACCCGATCTAGAGAATTTCATGGGCTAACGAAGACCTTAAGCATCCAGCTAAAGGTATCAGAATCTCGTGCTGTGGATCTCGTCTTCTGAGCGTAACGTTCAAAGCTATAAACTTCTTCATCTACGCTCTCGCTGGACATTGTATCGTTTGCTAGCTCTACAGCTGCTACTTGCGAGACCTGAAAATTCTCTGCAGTCTGTTGCAACTTCTGTGCAGACTCCGTTTCACCAAGTGTTACCAGACATATCAACAACGACTTCAACTCTCTCTTTCCTCCATCGGTCATCCGCATACCCTTCAAATGATCAACAAGAGCCATCTCCTCACCCGCACTGCATTTTTACCTCAAATTTATTCATTTACATTTTTGCTCATCATTGATACCGATTAATACTTTTCATaagagatgtatatatatacctgccAGCACGAATTTTCCCACTCTTTCTCTGGCGCCTCAAATCTCTTGCCCTGCTAGTAGCCGTGCTTGAGCTGACTGAAGCAGCAGAACCTCTCCTTGTCCTGGACCAATAGCATTGATAACAAGAACTTTTAGGTTAGATCCAAACTAGTTAACTGTTTCCCTATCTAATCCACAAAACAACTACATTACAGAGACTTTGATTCCCTAGCAAAATGTTAATTCTCTACCGAATGTCCGAGAACTTTTAACCTGTCAACAAATGCTTAACCAAAACCTAGAATATGCCCAACCTTCTTTTCAATTGTCAGCTCTCAGCTAGCAGGCTCAACAATCATGCACTAAACCCCCCACCCGAAATTTTACCACtttaccaatacaaaaatatatatgttggaaTCTTCATGCATATAATTAGATGCTGGTTAATCGAGTACACAATCAGAAAACATGATGAAGTcatcagaaaaaccaaatcTGAGCTCCTGTTTCTAAAAACGATCAATACCTAATTCAGCTCCGTTTGTCTTAAATATGTAAGATCAGCAGGAAAAAATTCTACATAGATAAAGACTGAGAGAATAAGACAAATGCAAGGATGTACCCCAAAGTATAGGCGCTCATTCCACTCAGGTTGCTACTTGCTTCTGAAGCTGTGTCCTCGTCAAGATCAACTACAGACCGCTCCTCGGATTTGAGCTTTGCTGCAAGCAATAATCGTCTCTGCCGAACAGCTAAATAGCGAGTCAAATATTTTCCTACCTTTTCTATTGATTCTCTGAATTCACTTAGTAAACCACTAGCACACTCCAGAGCAGAACTCTTCACTGAGGTTATACCATCTGCTGTATGCAAAAATGCAACCCTTAATGCCTCTTCCCATTCCCTCGCATTAATAAGCAAACTAATTCCACCACTTATGTCTTTGCAATATTCAAGAGCTATTTTTGCTGCTTCCGCTGGTTTCCCAAGAGCGTTGACCTCTTCACAGAGTTCGTATGCCAATTTCAAGATCTCATCTTTACTTAATTTCATCAGCGCCCCAACTCTGAGTACCCCACTCCAATCACCACATTCACGATATGCCTTAGAAGCCTTTTCCAGTTTACTGCAACATAGGTACGTAGTGGCAGCATCTTCAAAACGTTTTTCATCAATGAGATGATCTGCCCAAGCCTCTAGAACAGCTCGTTTCTTTTCAGGATCTGTGATTAGCTGGAGGCCCAGAGGGAAAAGTTGAGGGTTTTTCTTTATTAAGTTCATGCAATCAGAAAAGTAGCCATCCCCTGCTGATACAATGCTCCTAAGAGCACTATCAAAACGTTTCAATTTAATGTCAATGTTGAAATGCATCAGGGATTCGGGCATTTTTTCCAGCTCCTGAAGATAAGGTAGAAATTCTTTTGGATCACGCTGGGAATTGAGTGCCACAATAGCTGCAAGGTTCAGATCATAAAGACCTAAGGCAGCTTCAAAGACAGCCTCAGAATCTAATAACCACAGAAGATGTTTCAAGGCTTCTTCTGCAGATGGACAAGACTTTTTCCTTATAGCATCAGAAGAGTTTAGCAACTCCATTTCACGAACAGATTTGATCCTCAAAAGAGATTCTTCAATAGCTGGTGGATCACTTCGGGCAAGAGTAGTCAAAATACAGAGTTCTCTTGATGGACTCTCTGGTATACGTTCTTCAAGAGCCTTCCTAATTGCTTGTAGAACTGATGATACTTTGTTACTGGAACCATCTTTCACTTGAAAAATCTTGTCTCCCTttttggaaaaggaaaagtttttGTACAGTGTTTCTGTAACATTTCGTTCTTCATCGCACAAACAAATTCTGTAACATGGCTCAAATTGTTTACTTGTTCAACAAATTCTACAGCTGACTGTAGAAATGCCTGCCACCCATATAGATCCACGATAACATTAAAATCGATTCTGTGACGCCTTACCAAGTTTAATGCATCTTTGAACCGTTGTTGAGCTAACACATTCGTAATGGATGAGAGGACCAGCTTTCTGGGATATATGCATTCGAGATTTCCCCGCATAGTCTGTAGCACTACAGCAGCTTCATCTCCATTGAGGACTCCTACTACTTTTGCACCTCTTTCCCAAATATTAACATAGCTCATATTTTCCTCGTCTCGCCTTCTACCATCAATAACAAAGTACACGTTTCCAAGTGCCAGATCTCCCTGCAGTACATCCTTGGTATCGACAATAAAGAGAAAATCCTGTTTGGTCAAAATGATCAAATGGGTAACCACTTCATTGGCCAACTCTGAATAAAGTGAAAAACTGCTACAGTTATTACATAGGCTCTTCCCGTTGATGTACAGTCTACCCATATCATCAAGCCCACATATCAAGGGTTTATGCACTCCACCAGCATCAACCTGCGCCACCCTCACCCAAGGACATGTCGATGAAAAACATACACTATCATCACTAGTACGAGTTTCCATAATTCCTGACCTTGACGCATATCCAAGCACTTTCCCACCCTCAAACTCCAAAAAGGCTGAATCACGCTTACTAGGATTCCAGGCAAGAGCCATGACTGGTGATTCGAGAAGTGTCTGGAAAGTAACGCTAGCCTTGAAGCCAGAGCAAGTCACTTGATCAGGAACATGATCCTCATAACAGACTACTTCAACTTCTTGTAAGTAAGAACCATGAAGCTCTGTCTCAAATGCTCCCGAAGAGAGACACTTGTTGTGGCTAGAACCATAAGCAGAGACACACAGAAGTGAGTGGACATCCAACCATAGAAGATGTACAAAANTCTTGCCCTGCTAGTAGCCGTGCTTGAGCTGACTGAAGCAGCAGAACCTCTCCTTGTCCTGGACCAATAGCATTGATAACAAGAACTTTTAGGTTAGATCCAAACTAGTTAACTGTTTCCCTATCTAATCCACAAAACAACTACATTACAGAGACTTTGATTCCCTAGCAAAATGTTAATTCTCTACCGAATGTCCGAGAACTTTTAACCTGTCAACAAATGCTTAACCAAAACCTAGAATATGCCCAACCTTCTTTTCAATTGTCAGCTCTCAGCTAGCAGGCTCAACAATCATGCACTAAACCCCCCACCCGAAATTTTACCACtttaccaatacaaaaatatatatgttggaaTCTTCATGCATATAATTAGATGCTGGTTAATCGAGTACACAATCAGAAAACATGATGAAGTcatcagaaaaaccaaatcTGAGCTCCTGTTTCTAAAAACGATCAATACCTAATTCAGCTCCGTTTGTCTTAAATATGTAAGATCAGCAGGAAAAAATTCTACATAGATAAAGACTGAGAGAATAAGACAAATGCAAGGATGTACCCCAAAGTATAGGCGCTCATTCCACTCAGGTTGCTACTTGCTTCTGAAGCTGTGTCCTCGTCAAGATCAACTACAGACCGCTCCTCGGATTTGAGCTTTGCTGCAAGCAATAATCGTCTCTGCCGAACAGCTAAATAGCGAGTCAAATATTTTCCTACCTTTTCTATTGATTCTCTGAATTCACTTAGTAAACCACTAGCACACTCCAGAGCAGAACTCTTCACTGAGGTTATACCATCTGCTGTATGCAAAAATGCAACCCTTAATGCCTCTTCCCATTCCCTCGCATTAATAAGCAAACTAATTCCACCNNNNNNNNNNNNNNNNNNNNNNNNNNNNNNNNNNNNNNNNNNNNNNNNNNNNNNNNNNNNNNNNNNNNNNNNNNNNNNNNNNNNNNNNNNNNNNNNNNNNNNNNNNNNNNNNNNNNNNNNNNNNNNNNNNNNNNNNNNNNNNNNNNNNNNNNNNNNNNNNNNNNNNNNNNNNNNNN contains:
- the LOC104735375 gene encoding elongator complex protein 1, with product MELLNSSDAIRKKSCPSAEEALKHLLWLLDSEAVFEAALGLYDLNLAAIVALNSQRDPKEFLPYLQELEKMPESLMHFNIDIKLKRFDSALRSIVSAGDGYFSDCMNLIKKNPQLFPLGLQLITDPEKKRAVLEAWADHLIDEKRFEDAATTYLCCSKLEKASKAYRECGDWSGVLRVGALMKLSKDEILKLAYELCEEVNALGKPAEAAKIALEYCKDISGGISLLINAREWEEALRVAFLHTADGITSVKSSALECASGLLSEFRESIEKVGKYLTRYLAVRQRRLLLAAKLKSEERSVVDLDEDTASEASSNLSGMSAYTLGTRRGSAASVSSSTATSRARDLRRQRKSGKIRAGSAGEEMALVDHLKGMRMTDGGKRELKSLLICLVTLGETESAQKLQQTAENFQVSQVAAVELANDTMSSESVDEEVYSFERYAQKTRSTARDSDTFSWMLKVFVSP